GGCACGTTCTGGTTCAAGCAAACAACCTTGTGTTGAGCATCCGGATGATATTGAGACTGATGGTAACCAAATTTTAATGTTCTAGTAACTTTTCTTTATCTTTGCTTTTGGGTATAAATGACTACACATCCATAATCCTGTGTTCATCTAATAGAGAGTAAGAGTGTGAATCATATAAACCATCACAACAAGGTGGAAGGGACGCAGGCTCAGGCTTGCGGTTTTAGTTTTCAGACTTGCAAAGTTACATATGGAGGTGTTGATGGAGCTTATTATACTTCTACACGAACAAGAAGGGCTGACAATGATGGTGTAAGAACCTTTTCAGTGATAGTTGATTCCTTGTTGGATTTTCTCTCTCTAACGTTGTGATTGTGTATCAGATGGTTCTTGAGGAGAGCAAAGAAGCAGATACAACAACGGGTCAAGCAACACATAGGATTTCTAAAGGGATTCGTGATAAGGTTGGTGCAGTGACAAAGTTCTGCATCGTTTCTCCAGCTTCCATTGCACAACTATTTGTAGTTTATTAGTTGGACTTTTCTAGTCAGAGCAGCTTAaatcaactcttttttttttaaattgtagcTGCAAACCGTCTGTTTCACACTTCATTATTCTTTCATTGGGTGGAGTCTAATGTTAACTGTTTATTGCACGTATATTTGATCTCAGGACTCAATATTCTGTCTCTACTTTCTGATCTAACGAGCACTTAGCAGACATCCAGGaacaaataaattcattcattttTCTTACTGAAATTTGACCATTTAGTTTAGTGATGACTGAGGTGGTTGCATTGCCCTTGCAGGGCCATTCTGTTACAAGGAAGCTTAATGCAGATGGTAAGGTGGATACAGTGCAAACTCTACACAATATGAATGAAGGTCTGTAGCTTCTGTCTTGTCATTATTTTAACCATCTGAAGAATATAGAACACCAATGGAACTATTGTATTGTAATTCTCTTGCAGATGAGCTTGCTGGTTTTGAAAAATCTTGGAGAGGGAATGCAAAACCTGGTTGGAGTGATGGATTTAATAGGCTTCATAATGCAGGTAACGTTTTATCTCCCTAATGTTATAGTTTATgttcttcttgtttttatttctaGTCATTTTCTTGTGTCACCTGTCCATACCTTAATTTCTGGTTGCTACTCATTTACCTTGGATGGATTATATTCTTGGTCGAAACAAGGAATTTTTAGCCCATTAACTGAATGCTTTTTGGATCGTTTACGCGCGATAGTTCTGTCAAAATTCAAAACAGGCTTGGTTACTTTCTCTTGCCCTTGTTAGAATCTAGTGTGGAAGGATCCCATTGCATGTGCTAgggaaataattttaaatggtgATGTGAGCAAGGGATAACTAAAATTATCACATACTTGTACTGGACAGAATGATTTGCATTTTGCTCCTTTGGGAGTTCATTATCTTTTAATGAgctatataattaacaaattcaaatgtTTATCAACATCACATGGCGTTTGGTTGAAATTTCTTCATGCAATGGCAATGTAGGTTCAAGTAGTGATGACCAAAGTAGGAAGGCAACTGGAGGTGGCTGGATGCTTCCATCCACTGAGGGAGCCCGGAGTGCCAGAGGAATGATACCTGATAATGGAGGCAGGACTGCTTCTGCAGGCACAACTAAAAGGGTAGTTAGAATTAATATAGAATGATTCAAGCGTCTATTCTAGTTATCATCCATATGGAATTAGTATTTGGCATGGCAGTCTTTTTTTCCAACAGTCTACTATAGCTGTTAGGATTTGTTGTGTTTCTGCTCGAGATCATTTAAAACTTCTATTTGTTGTGGTCCGCAATGATTGTTGTGTTTCAAAATCTGTATAAATAAATGTGTCTATAGCCTTTGGATAAGAAAATGAGCTGATGATTGTGCTTTGCGGTGGTGATTGTTGTTGCCCCTTTTCTGTCTCCTTTTTCCCCTTAAATGATGTCCCCGGCCGACAATTTTAGATGTATAAACTAGtgatatattttgttatctttGGGTCGGCGTTATGCATTTGTACTGTAGTAttgtttaaaacttaaaaagccGAAAAAGACGTTAGGGTAGAATCCAAATTCAACGTACCCTTGTGTTTTTGAGGAGAATTGAGTAGTTTTGGATCTCAGTTACATGGGTTGGTTTGACTAAATCAcctcaaattttgttgattataATTAGGGGGCTTGGCTTTGGAACAAATTGAGATTGAGCTAATCTTCAGTTTATATTAGAGCTTACTTTAGTGGTAATAATGCTATTTGTTtcaactatttttctttttctttaaaatgatgAATGGTCAAATTGAaggaattcaaattgagttggaACTGGCTCATGCTTGGAATCAAACCTATTTTTCCCGTTGGCGTCGACTAattataactattaaaattatgcCTCCTTTGTGTCTCTTTTGTAGGGGCCTTTTTACAACTAAATATAacttttgaataatttatttctttactttttacaaagaaataaattcaaagtAATATGATCGATCTTTTGAatcattttgtaaatatatcTTATAGAGGGTCTTTTAAGTatggtattatttttttattttttcaacaaatATCTTCAAAACCTTTTTGCCTAGTCCACTTTTTGAAACTTCTCACGTTACAATAACGGCCACCAAACTCCAATCAGTAACAAAAGCAGCTAGAAACAAGAAATGATGAAATGACACGTGAAGCCCATTTACAAGAAGCTTACAAAGAGTTGTTTAAGTGATTATggagttttaaaatatttcaagatTATTGTAGACAGGATTTGATAAGAATGGTTTGGTTTAGATAAagattttcagttaaaaaaaaaaaactcataatttacAGGAATCCTAAGAAGAACGAGAAACCAGAAAAAGCGATTTACATTACTGAGGGTAGGCTGCGGGTGTCAAGGTCTGTTCGTGCAAATCAACGTGATCGGACTTGGATCTGTGTGTTGGTTGTTAACTAATCATTCTCCTTATTCTATTGTTTACTTTGTCTTGCGCATCATCTTCCCTGTTCTGTCTTTAATGTTGGGTCCATACAATGGTTGACTTTCcactgtttatatttattttttaactaaacaaCCTTACTTAGTCAACATTTTATTTGGATTAAACATTAAATACGTAAAATTCCGATTTTAATGACAATTCcacatttaagttaaaaatttaatctatcacttttgagtttaaaatcTATGTtctcattttcaaacttaaaatatcatactttggatgggaaatagccATTTGGCCTGATTTTAATTGTCAAGGCAAAGCTTCGCTTTCGGTTTGGAGCAAGATCGCACGTGGGACTAGTTGGCAACATGTTAAATCACTGCTTCCAATTAGCTACTTAAGTTAATCTTACAATATAGTATATGGTTTATATCAACGTTTTCATTAATCACACGTTAATGTTACAAAGCCTTTTCATTTATACACTAAAATATGGCAAGTGGGTTATTTTAAGAGTGACTTAAACGAGAGTTGGATTAAAATTAAGCAAACCATTataaacaaactaatatgttataaaaaatataattacttatttatttttaatttaaaattatttaattatacaatagtATATCAGTTCGTTTACATTtgttattatctattatttgacatttttacataaaatgttatttatagaCAAAAATGAATGATCAAAACGTAATTAAGATGGCACAATACAGAAACTTGGAAACTCTACTTTCCACATTCTAACCTGAAGGAAAATAGGTTGCATGATAATCAAGAGGATTCCTGGTTATAGACATTGAAATGGAATCAAGaaactctttaattttaatccTTTTGGTCggaaataaataatcacaatcACATGAATCTTGTCCGTGAGCATTATTTGGCTGGCACGGCCACACGTGCATGTGATCAATACGGATTCTCCGATCTACCCACGACCACCTTATTCAACAGCCACTCATGTTCCAGGTTTGCAGTCGATTAAGAGACATAACGAGTGGTGACAGATGGTAAAAGCACTTAATCtcgaaacaataaaattatatgtatttattttaaatatatatttatatatattattatatatttagataattttaaattaaaaataaaatattatccaattatgttatgatatatatataatatatacttatttatatatttaaaaaagatacacataatattattcatattaaaaaatgatatcccaaaaactaattattaaaattaaaaaatttaaaactataattttaaaaaattggatgaGATCTCGAATTACCTATTTATAGTTTAATCAGGTAAAAACCTGAGTCaaatacttttttaattaaaacttgattttgaatccacataaaatgtttttttttttttatattaaacatatcttctatattttataaaaatataacttttttttcaacaataagGCTTCAATCGAATACCTCACTCATTAATTCAATATTAGGGATGGTAATTTGGATCTGATTTTAGAGGCCTCAACCTTCTCCGACCCTAACGGGAGGAGATTCCTTAATATAAATGGGAAAGAGACGGGGATGAGGATACATGTGCCCCCTCCCCGCCCCACCCCTCCCCGCCCTTATCCCcctccttttatattaatatagttatttaaaatactaatatattttttatagttttaaattatttatgtttttcaaatttatttaagtttttgttgtatatattaaagtagttaatatattatatttgtaatatttgaaatagtgagttaattttaattttacttaattatattatttaatatatttatattgtgtttagaaaataaaaaatattttttttcaagtacAAGGAGGAGATTTTTTCCCGCGGGGATGGAGAGGGGATGGGGACTGGACGaggaatcattttcatctccgTAGCGGGGAtagggattgatatcccctacaaAGACGaagacggggattgagatcccctcccctcccctcccctcctgGCCCCTCTCCGGTGCCATCCCTATTCAATATGTATCtcattaaattaagtttaatttcatgttaaaattatatatttaatgattattatacaaaattattttaaatatttatttaaactgtTTAACAATCTAACAATTGATTGGATTGAACCACccttttatcaaattaatatctgaattctaaaaagattatttaaaatcatataaattttatatcaaaaattcaTACTTTTAAATATGTGATTTAAGTCACATAGAACAAACTAATCTTGTAATATGATTTACCTACTTAATCGGTTGTCCATCTATGAGAACTACAACAATTATTAAATAAGAATATGGTTAACTTGTTTTTGTCAAAACTTATTTTCTAACATCTTATTCAAGCTTGCCACTTTGTCACGGCAGAATCTTTCCAATTGAAACCTTCCTTGGTTGCTTGCAtgcaaatcaattaattaatgtgGAGAGGCCTAGGTGGTATCTCTTTTAGTTACATATCAGGGTTCTCTTCCCCCAGCTCTACTACAAATCAAGTTCTAATAAGAAATGCCTTGTTGGTCTTCTGAAAATGCTACCAGAGCTTACCTCCAAGCTCTTCAAATGGTAAGAAATAAATCTCTCTTGTAAATCCTTCTACAGCGTGTGTGACTTTTCTGTGAAGTTTGAAGTGTTTTCTGTCTCTTTTGTAGGGTAAAAGAGGCAAGCAGCCCGATGTTGCGGAGTTTATATCCGCTCTTGCAGCTGGATACAATGCACAACTGATGGTGATGGCTTGCTCTAGCGTTTCAGTATCCACTGCACTCGCTCTTGTTGCAGCAGCACACCAAACTGGCGGTCGCGTGGTGTGTATTTTACATGGAGTTGACACCTTTCATGACTCCGAGAATGTCCTTGGCCTCGGTCCTTACTTAAGTTTCATTGAGTTTGTAGCGGGGGACGCACAAAACCTGTTAAAGAACGAGTACAAAGGTGCAGACTTTATGCTTATTGATTGCAATATTGATGTTCATAAAGGGATATTCAGAGCCGCACGAGATCAGAGCAGAAAGCATGGAGGGGGAGTTATTGTGGGGTACAACGCCCTGCGTAAAGGATCATGGAGTGAAATTAATAGTCAGTTTTTACCCATCGGGAATGGTCTGCTTATCACTAAAACAAGTGGGTTAGAGAAGGTTGATAATGGCGATGAAGTGgttaaaggaagaaaaaggagTCGTTGGGTTGTTACGGTTGATAGATGCACCGGAGAAGAGCATATTTTCAGAATCACCTCAAGCATCAAAGAGTAATTCAAGCTTAAACTGACTCTAACAACAAATCATCCACAAAGCACAGACAGtatccaaaaataaaatggttACGATATTACGCAGCCTTTTGACTCAAAGGAAACAAGtatgagaagaaagaaagaaagaaagaaagaaaatgtttgTCTTAATTTCTCATATGGTTTCTTGGTAGGTTACAGGGGAAAGGTTGATAATTCTTAGCATCTTCGTCTGGCTCAGATTTTTTTTCGCTAAGAAGCTAGATGTTCTGTATATACAGTGGAATAGAACAAcggaattttttttattatcagttCACTTGAGTATTCTCGAAAGGGCTACATTGATGTTAAATGCAAGGTTTTCAAAATCGTATCGagataaaaatcattttaagtaCTGGTTTTGATCGGATCAGTTGAACCATTTAAACTAATCGATTGACCCTTTTGAACCGGTCAAATTACAATTTAGTCATAAAATTTGTATGTGtatattattgttttacttACTACTTCTTATATAAATACTCTTTAATTCTTATATGTTAAGAGAGAACAAAGTGGACGcccttattaattaaaactctttCTGTGGCCTGGATTGCACTTCAAACTTCTGTTGTTAACTCAGTAATTGACAGAATAAATGTTCTAAGGTTGCAAGTGTTTGGTACTATGTCAATTAACACGTGCAAAGCTGATTCCGGAGGTTTTCTATTGGAAAACGTGTTTGCATGGTTTACTGTAAATGACTTTAAAATGTTTTCAGTACTGAAAAAAGGGATGCTTAGGCGCAAGGAATTATGTGACCATCGTAATTTAAGTATAGAGATTGCACATTTTATATAGGTCCTCAGCCTTTGACAATATTGCGCTGATGACTGTAGACTGGGCAAGAAACAGACTTTGTTTTAGTTTCTTTTACAGGATTAGGAATAATTGGTTTCTGTGGCCTGGATTACACTTCAAACTTCTGGTGTTAACTCAGCAATTGACAGAATAAATGAGAAGTCGCCGGTCACAGCAGCAATGGAAATCGCCGTCGTCAACCAACGTCTGAGCCTGGGAAGTCACCGTGAAACTTGCAAATATAGCCGTGAAGTGAAACTGCTGCCTTGTAAGCCTGCAAATCGACACCCCTCAGCGACAGTGTTGTCGTCGGCAGCCGTATTTAAACTATCGTCGGCAAGGAACAGGAAATTCGTCGGAGGAAGTCGTCGGCTGCAGCAACTGATAACTGTGTCTGCGTGCACTACaaggaagaggaaaaaagaaaaacagtgtTTTACGCAGAAAGTTTTATATGCAGCCTTGAACCAGTTCCTGCATGGACCGGGTTGGACCGCGGTTCAGGAGAGAACCGGCTGTTCAACCGCGATCCAATCTGATTTCTATTCCAAAACGGTTTTGCCTTCAACAGAACCCGGCTACAGTACTGGTTCACGGACCAACAGGTTCGATCGGCTGGTTCGGTCcgatttttaaaaccttggttAAATGTTcatgtttgaattgaattagtTGAGTTGGATTCAAACATTTAAGTTTGGGtcaatttagattaaatttaaaattaaattattttcaaattaaattttaattcttcaatCGTAAATCAATTTTGACTGGATTTTTTGAATATAGATAGATTTCGAATGGGCCATTTTCAGGCTGATTCCAGATTAATTTGAAGGCCCAATTTACTTGAAACGAGCTTAAATAACCAGTAATTAGGTGGGCCATTGGAATTATGGCAAACGTTCATGGCAAGGTTCACGAATCCAAATGTAACCCATTGAGTGGGGTGTGTGTTGTGCGCCCAACATTATTTAGCAACAGGGGTGGATTTACTCCTAACCATCCAACAAGCCCAGCCCAATTTCGATCAGATGAATAATATTTAGTTGGTTTGAATTGGtgttataaagaaaatgaataatattattaatataataaataataattttaaacaaatagataaaattgttagaaagacaaataaattaaatacgaTCCAcgttattaaattaaagttttaattcaaattttaacatattcaaGCTAAACAATAACATCAATTCGAGTTAAGTTAGCTCAAATTTACGGTTAAATaagcaacaaaaatataacaacATTCTACAATTAAAACAAGTTTTAGTGTCTTTATTAAATTTGCAAACATTTACATTATTCATACTATGAGATAGCTCCTAAtttacaaaaaggaaaatatcaattacACCCTCTGATTTTGACTTCAAACAAGGACGTAGAAGAAATTTTCACTTTGGCCAAAATACGCCCATCTAGTCTACTTCACCTCGGCATAAAATTTCCTCGAAACACATGCTCCTCCCCTGATCGTTGATCAATATGCTTGATCCAACGGCTACGAGTAGGACTCTTCTTTAAACTCTCTTCCCTGTTACCATTACTACTCCCGACGTGAGCCATATCCAATCCTTGTCCCACCGGCAAGAACACCGATCTGACGACACGTGTCCCACTCTCCAGAACCCCGTTCCACCGTAACCCAGAAATATTACGGCTTCCAAAACTCCGCTGACTGGCATTTTTGCAAACTAAAACGGCTCCTTTATTACTGAACTTTGCAAACCTAAAAATCCTACCAAAATCTTTACGTTTATTATCAACTACCAAGAAATCTACGCCCACAAGCTCCACCATGGCCTCTTCTGCTTCTCTTACTATCACTTCTGTTGCCGATATGCCCGACTCGTACATGCCTTTAACATACGCTAATCTTGAACGTTCATCTGGGACTACACACACGTGTCGTGCGGAGGTGTGTCGAGCGGCTACAGCCAGGCCGATGCTGGTGGGCATTGGACCGCCGTAGGACCAGGCTTCGACAATCAACTTTGCGTTCCAACCAGCAGCCATGGCTGAGAGGAGTTCAGCAACGCTGGATTCTTTGAAATTCTCACACTGCAGAAAAgattcaagaaaaataaattcttctgaaattcaatcaatatatagatggaaaataaaataaaataaaatgaaacaacTCACTAATTTAACAGTGTCTATGTAGGCTTCACAGGCGGTCTCTGGAGACCAAACAAGCTTCATCGTGATCATTTACAAGGTTTTCAGGGTGGTTGAGGTGGTGTTGGTTTGGCTTTTAAAGCTATAGGGTGTGAGACCGGTTACGTTTTTCTACAAAGAGTTGACATCTTGCCTGCGCAATTACAACGTGTGGGatagacttttttttaaataaaattatattgacaaataattttttttaatttatttatacaaattaaataagtaaaatatgatttggtaatataattatttagtttttttttactttaaaataattgaatctcATATTATcagattgtataaataaatttaaaatttgtttttatatataatattacttatataatttctatatatatttaattttaaatatctaataagaTACCtttataatgtgttattatgagataattttaaattaaaaataaaattttagtcataACACATCACCCACTTATGCACATGATTAGTGGTGTCTaaatttacatttattatatgtatatataatattacacataatgaaattatatttttccacatggtgcataaattatatttttacctaAAATCAAGCTTTCTTAAGAAAAGTTCTTAAGAAAAGTTTTGGAAATTAAATtaccatattattattatttttttgaccATTTcactatttaaaattatcatattacttaaaattaacaaaaaagttatgcataaagggaaaaactttagatataatttttgtcTACAaactcatttttcttctttccttttgcTCGTATATCCTCCACATTTGCCACAAAGCCACCACCCTATTATTTTGACAAGAGACTCGACACTCCTAATCCGGCAAACTTCTTTTATGTATGGAGATTTCTTTTATGAGCATATTTTATGTATGGGAATTTCCCCCTGCCCTGCCCTGCCCTGCCTTGCCTTGGCAAAAGCTAAAACTCATTTATGAGATTCTGATGGAAAAAAGGGGGTGCTGCAATTCCACCTTTGATTATGAGTTAAGCTGTGTTGTGTGCTCACAGTTTCACACACACAGAATTCTCATACCTTAAAAATCCGTAGATACATACGTGGGGTATATCATACGTAAGGCTAAGGTTGACACCTCAACCACTAGGCCAATGGACAGCGATTGCCTGAAaaccaaaaatagaaaattaaagagTCAGTGGCATTGCAATAATAAACCATGCGTCAAACAGAAAATACAACTTATCTAACACCTGGCTACACGTACTTGATAAATTACGACTACTACTTTTTGATAACTTGaggtattatatattatatatgcacATCATATTTGTTATGATTGTTGAATTATCAACttgcaataaaatttaatttaatttaaattgattttacttTAAGAAAATTGCAAACAAGTTGCCTGTAAATTCGACCACTAAAAACACGAGTCCACACAATAAATATTACTCAGGTTTAATCATCATGAAAGTGAactaatttgaaataaaatgaagaaaaatctttttaataagACAACATGTGAAAGGAAATAtgattgttttattataaaggtcaaaggacttattctcattgaaagtttagtttttttatactaattttaaaactcttaaatatctatttaaatattaatttttgtaagtattacaaagaacaaaatttttatttaataaaaatatttttaaaaatttaaaatatatcatatattctcttaaatttaaaaatataacaattccACCCTATCCTGtcataagtttgaaaagtaataaattctcttttaaagttttgatcTCCCCCTCTTCAGCAAACGACTTCCCAACCATAGGTGTTCTTCCTCCTAACCTTTTTACAATAATCTTCAAGTGACATTACCCGTTTTCGtctctttatctttataaaCAGGTAAAGACAAATCATTTTTGTCTCTACAAAACACACGTTGGCTTCTTCACTTCGTCAATTTCACGTTCTGCATCGACATTTCTTGGTCATCAATCTTCATTATTGATGGTAGAGGtagaagaaagaatgaaaacaaTCTTGATCAAAGTCTGATCACCAGAGAAAGAAGGACAAGATTAAAActctaagagaaaaaatatattttttttaaattttaaaaaatactaaactttaggtggaaacaagtcctttggctctaataaactatataattaaaaacaatgtgataatttcttcaatatgataattaaaaacaataagcTGTAACAACCCAACACTGCTTATCCAGCATCTGGTCATACAAGCTGCAAACGAGCACTGCTTTTTGATAAGTTCTATACATATTTGTATTGACGTTGAATTATCAAGTTGTTATAAAACGAAATTTTAAATTGCTTTTACTTCTGTCACACGTAAGATGATTAAAATAcggttattttttaaattaaaattatatttaaatacagatataaaacaaaacaatagtCAACAGATTCATCGGACTAAAGTTAAGGATGGACACTACTCAGGCACAAATTAGAACTCAAATCAtgcaaaccaaactgaaaaccGAAGGTTAGACTAATTTTAATAAAcgaatttagtttgaatgaaGCCCGATATTCGTATTCAAACCAGACATGATAACAGAATTTAAATGGTTGAAAAATATCAGTGCAATTTGTAAGCCTCCAACCGCTTTAGTTGCGCTATTGTTGTGTTTGTCAAATGTTAGAGAGAGAGCACTAGTtctgagaaaaaatttatttgttagccaaaggactatttcccactcaagtttcagtacaatctcaaaatcatatccacaaaatttgaaaaacccgAAGTCTCACTTGTTAACAAATTGCGagtatatttttctattaaaaataagaataaaatcattatttcactaataatattaaaaaaatataaaatttattatatttttctcttctaaattttaaaaactaatatttcactcttcttaaagttttttaaactttaaaaaatcacattaccccccccccctcccacaaccttagaatttttttttcccttccgACCACTTTCTCCAATAATCTAAGAAGAAC
This sequence is a window from Mangifera indica cultivar Alphonso chromosome 5, CATAS_Mindica_2.1, whole genome shotgun sequence. Protein-coding genes within it:
- the LOC123215259 gene encoding uncharacterized protein LOC123215259, with amino-acid sequence MQREREGRSDLFDMDDPFTIFRGFGGFGSHRSMMPSLFGGRHPFDDPFFTRPFGFSEPGMFGQRTSSRNTPQTNEAKGIVIEELNSDEEGEKEEDKGSGARSGSSKQPCVEHPDDIETDESKSVNHINHHNKVEGTQAQACGFSFQTCKVTYGGVDGAYYTSTRTRRADNDGMVLEESKEADTTTGQATHRISKGIRDKGHSVTRKLNADGKVDTVQTLHNMNEDELAGFEKSWRGNAKPGWSDGFNRLHNAGSSSDDQSRKATGGGWMLPSTEGARSARGMIPDNGGRTASAGTTKRVVRINIE
- the LOC123217678 gene encoding uncharacterized protein LOC123217678 — translated: MPCWSSENATRAYLQALQMGKRGKQPDVAEFISALAAGYNAQLMVMACSSVSVSTALALVAAAHQTGGRVVCILHGVDTFHDSENVLGLGPYLSFIEFVAGDAQNLLKNEYKGADFMLIDCNIDVHKGIFRAARDQSRKHGGGVIVGYNALRKGSWSEINSQFLPIGNGLLITKTSGLEKVDNGDEVVKGRKRSRWVVTVDRCTGEEHIFRITSSIKE
- the LOC123217374 gene encoding uncharacterized protein LOC123217374, with protein sequence MITMKLVWSPETACEAYIDTVKLCENFKESSVAELLSAMAAGWNAKLIVEAWSYGGPMPTSIGLAVAARHTSARHVCVVPDERSRLAYVKGMYESGISATEVIVREAEEAMVELVGVDFLVVDNKRKDFGRIFRFAKFSNKGAVLVCKNASQRSFGSRNISGLRWNGVLESGTRVVRSVFLPVGQGLDMAHVGSSNGNREESLKKSPTRSRWIKHIDQRSGEEHVFRGNFMPR